In one Rhizobium leguminosarum genomic region, the following are encoded:
- a CDS encoding AraC family transcriptional regulator yields MIEHLQPHIDLALRHARSGMTVTPIQRLEIGVGQATSGTSPCLYRSMICFILQGSKDVAIHDNLLRYDSSQYLVSALDLPLSGQIHDADDGRPYVAVSLVLDPALLAEVASTMPPVRDADAPGIGIAIIPMTPPLRDTLLRLLALLDTPGDIPVLAPMAERELLYRLLQGPQGRLLRHIARPEGALGRIRRAVEWIRDHHNTRLRIEALCGASGMSRASLHRHFVALTGLSPIQYQKQLRLQEARQLLLSGDRTASDVAFAVGYESASQFSREYLRQFGVPPVRDIRQLRQAIGSSAAA; encoded by the coding sequence ATGATCGAGCATCTCCAACCGCATATCGACCTCGCCCTGCGCCACGCGCGATCGGGGATGACCGTTACGCCGATCCAGCGACTGGAGATCGGCGTGGGGCAGGCGACCTCCGGCACGTCGCCGTGCCTGTACCGCTCGATGATCTGCTTCATCCTGCAGGGGTCGAAGGATGTGGCGATCCACGACAATCTGTTGCGTTACGACTCCTCGCAGTATCTCGTCAGCGCGCTGGATCTGCCGCTAAGCGGCCAGATCCACGATGCCGACGACGGCCGGCCCTATGTCGCGGTGTCGCTCGTCCTCGACCCCGCACTGCTGGCCGAGGTCGCGTCCACCATGCCACCGGTGCGCGACGCCGATGCGCCTGGCATCGGGATCGCGATCATTCCGATGACCCCGCCGCTGCGCGACACGCTGCTGCGCCTGCTGGCGTTGCTCGACACGCCGGGCGACATTCCGGTTCTGGCGCCGATGGCGGAACGAGAATTGCTTTATCGTCTCCTGCAAGGCCCGCAGGGACGCCTGCTGCGCCATATCGCCCGGCCCGAGGGGGCGCTCGGCCGAATCCGGCGTGCGGTCGAATGGATTCGCGATCACCACAATACGCGGCTGCGGATCGAAGCCCTGTGCGGCGCAAGCGGCATGAGCCGCGCCAGCCTGCACCGCCACTTCGTGGCGCTGACTGGGCTGAGCCCGATCCAGTATCAGAAGCAGCTTCGATTGCAGGAGGCGCGACAACTGCTGCTCTCCGGTGACCGAACCGCTTCAGATGTAGCCTTCGCAGTCGGTTACGAAAGCGCCTCACAATTCAGTCGCGAATATCTCCGGCAGTTCGGTGTACCCCCGGTGCGCGACATACGTCAGCTCAGGCAGGCGATCGGCAGCTCAGCAGCGGCGTGA
- a CDS encoding SDR family NAD(P)-dependent oxidoreductase has translation MQKNAPDFSLEGKVTLVTGASRGIGRACALACAAAGSDIVLGVRDVAASAGLVAELEGTGRKVLAVELDIPNKAHIAQAVDAALASFGRIDVLINNVGVAPGNLAELVEEKDLDEILDVNIKGTFLMTQAVARQMIKRNSGRIINISSQAGTVALRGESIYCMSKAAINHLTRCLAAEWAAYNVTVNTVSPTFIHTDGTAPFLSDADNRKATLDHIPLGRIGETDDVVGAVVFLASPAASLITGANLLVDGGWSVA, from the coding sequence ATGCAGAAGAATGCGCCGGACTTCAGCCTTGAGGGCAAGGTGACTTTGGTGACGGGAGCGAGCCGTGGCATCGGCCGGGCTTGCGCACTTGCCTGTGCCGCAGCAGGCTCCGATATTGTTTTGGGGGTCCGCGATGTCGCAGCCTCGGCGGGACTGGTGGCCGAACTCGAGGGGACGGGAAGAAAAGTCCTCGCTGTTGAACTGGATATTCCCAATAAGGCCCATATCGCACAGGCCGTCGATGCAGCGCTTGCTTCATTCGGCCGGATCGACGTGCTCATCAACAACGTCGGCGTGGCGCCCGGTAATCTCGCGGAACTTGTTGAGGAGAAGGACCTTGACGAGATCCTCGATGTCAACATCAAGGGCACCTTTCTGATGACGCAGGCAGTCGCGCGTCAGATGATCAAGCGCAATAGTGGCCGGATCATCAACATCAGCTCGCAGGCCGGCACCGTGGCGCTGCGCGGCGAGTCCATCTATTGCATGAGCAAGGCGGCAATCAATCACCTGACGCGCTGCCTTGCCGCCGAATGGGCAGCCTATAATGTCACGGTAAACACCGTGTCGCCGACCTTCATCCACACCGATGGTACAGCACCTTTCCTATCCGATGCCGACAATCGCAAAGCGACGCTCGATCACATTCCACTCGGCCGGATCGGTGAAACCGATGATGTGGTGGGTGCCGTCGTCTTCCTGGCATCGCCGGCTGCGAGCCTGATCACCGGCGCCAACCTGCTGGTGGACGGTGGATGGTCCGTCGCCTGA